In Primulina eburnea isolate SZY01 chromosome 5, ASM2296580v1, whole genome shotgun sequence, a single window of DNA contains:
- the LOC140832892 gene encoding uridine/cytidine kinase UKL1, chloroplastic isoform X2, translating to MDSFYRGLTQEELKRVHEYNFDHPDAFDTEQLLECVETLKNGQPVHVPIYDFKTHQRCSDSFRQVNASDVIILEGILIFHDQKVRNLMNMKIFVDTDADVRLARRIRRDTVQRGRDIDSVLEQYAKFVKPAFDDFVLPSKKYADVIIPRGGDNHVAVDLIVQHIHTKLGQHDLCKIYPNVYVIQSTFQIRGMHTLIRDRDTSKHDFVFYSDRLIRLIVELGLGHLPFTEKQVITPTGSVYSGVDFCKKLCGVSIVRSGESMENALRACCKGIKIGKILIHRDGDNGKQLIYEKLPKDICERHVLLLDPVLATGNSANQAIDLLIQKGVPESHIIFLNLISAPEGIHCVCRRFPSLKIVTSEIDVALNEEFRVIPGLGEFGDRYFGTDD from the exons ATGCTTTTGACACTGAACAACTCCTTGAGTGCGTCGAAACTCTCAAGAATGGACAGCCAGTCCATGTACCAATATATGACTTCAAAACACATCAAAGGTGTTCAGATAGCTTCCGCCAG GTGAATGCATCTGATGTAATCATATTGGAAGGAATCCTCATTTTCCATGACCAGAAAGTGCGGAATTTGATGAATATGAAGATATTTGTTGACACAG ATGCTGATGTGAGACTTGCTCGTAGAATCAGACGGGATACTGTTCAGAGGGGTAGGGACATAGACTCCGTTCTTGAACAG TATGCAAAATTCGTTAAGCCTGCATTTGATGATTTTGTTCTGCCGTCCAAGAAATATGCTGATGTTATTATCCCCCGTGGAGGTGACAATCACGTAGCAGTAGATTTGATTGTTCAACATATCCACACCAAGCTTGGCCAACATGACCTATGTAAGATATATCCGAATGTGTATGTTATTCAGTCGACCTTCCAG ATAAGAGGTATGCATACTCTGATTCGAGATCGGGATACATCAAAACACgattttgtattttattcagACAGGCTTATCCGACTG ATTGTGGAGCTTGGTCTTGGTCATTTACCCTTCACGGAAAAGCAAGTGATCACTCCTACAG GGTCAGTGTACTCTGGTGTAGATTTTTGCAAGAAATTGTGTGGAGTATCCATTGTACGAAG TGGGGAAAGCATGGAAAATGCACTTCGTGCTTGTTGCAAAGGGATTAAAATAGGAAAAATTCTGATTCACCGTGATGGAGACAACGGAAAGCAG CTTATATATGAAAAACTTCCAAAAGATATCTGTGAACGCCATGTCCTGTTGCTGGATCCAGTTCTTGCTACAG GTAACTCTGCTAATCAGGCAATCGACTTGCTAATACAAAAGGGGGTTCCAGAGTCCCACATCATATTCCTGAACCTCATATCA GCACCGGAGGGAATACACTGTGTTTGCAGACGCTTCCCATCCTTAAAGATTGTGACCTCAGAGATTGATGTGGCGCTGAATGAAGAATTTCGTGTGATACCGGGTCTGGGTGAATTTGGTGATCGTTACTTCGGGACAGATGACTAA